A genomic region of Streptococcus suis contains the following coding sequences:
- a CDS encoding sulfite exporter TauE/SafE family protein — MNNQIILLTIQVFIIALILWMLYTILSYAKKHDISLKEKFWTGFGIGYVTDLLDTLGIGTFATTTTMFKLTKLVEDDRKIPATMTTAHIIPVLVEALLFITIVEVDMVTLIAMAVAAFTGAFVGAKVTQKWDTKKVQRILGILLIIAACFMVYRMITNPGADLTNEVKGLTGWKLAVGIAFDFMVGMLMSMGLGNYAPELIFFSLMGISPAVALPVMMLNAAMIMTAGAKQFIQSGRVNWPGVPGIIVGGVLGVLTAAFFLSNLDINNLKILVVFIAAYTGFTLLRSSFVARIKK, encoded by the coding sequence ATGAATAATCAAATTATCTTATTAACTATTCAGGTCTTTATTATAGCCCTGATTCTTTGGATGCTTTACACAATTCTATCCTATGCTAAAAAGCACGATATTTCTCTAAAAGAGAAATTTTGGACAGGATTTGGTATCGGTTATGTTACTGATTTGCTAGACACCTTGGGGATTGGAACCTTTGCAACGACAACCACTATGTTTAAACTGACAAAGTTGGTGGAAGACGATCGTAAAATTCCTGCGACCATGACAACGGCGCACATCATACCAGTCTTAGTAGAGGCGCTATTGTTTATTACGATAGTTGAGGTTGACATGGTCACTCTGATTGCTATGGCAGTAGCGGCATTTACGGGTGCCTTTGTTGGTGCCAAGGTAACTCAAAAATGGGATACAAAGAAAGTTCAACGAATTCTTGGGATTTTGCTAATTATTGCAGCCTGTTTCATGGTCTATCGCATGATTACTAACCCTGGCGCAGATCTTACCAATGAAGTAAAGGGCTTAACTGGTTGGAAACTGGCTGTTGGTATTGCCTTTGATTTTATGGTGGGAATGCTGATGAGTATGGGGCTGGGTAACTATGCTCCTGAGTTAATCTTCTTCTCATTGATGGGAATTAGTCCAGCGGTTGCTCTTCCGGTCATGATGTTGAATGCTGCTATGATTATGACAGCAGGTGCCAAGCAGTTTATCCAATCAGGACGAGTAAACTGGCCAGGAGTTCCAGGAATCATTGTCGGTGGGGTGCTGGGTGTTTTGACAGCCGCTTTCTTCTTATCAAATTTGGATATTAATAATTTAAAAATTTTGGTAGTCTTCATTGCAGCGTATACAGGCTTTACTCTGCTTCGTTCTTCCTTTGTTGCTAGGATTAAAAAATAG
- the yidA gene encoding sugar-phosphatase, translated as MSIKLVAIDIDGTLLNSQHQITAEVHSAIQEAKKAGVKIVIATGRPISGVQAILEELNLTEAGDYVITFNGGLVQDAATGEDIVKDTLTYEDYLDIESAARKLKLPMHASTKEGIYTANRNIGKYTIYESTLVSAPIFYRTPEEMADKEIIKTMMVDEPEILDAAIPLLPTSLTEKYNVAKSAPFYLEITPKTVNKGQAIIHLAEKLGLTMDQTMAIGDQENDRPMLEVVGNPVVMENGNPELKKIAKYITKSNDESGVAHALREWVLK; from the coding sequence ATGAGCATTAAACTTGTCGCCATCGATATTGATGGTACACTACTAAATAGTCAACACCAAATTACAGCTGAAGTACATTCAGCAATCCAAGAAGCAAAAAAAGCAGGCGTTAAAATTGTTATTGCTACTGGTCGCCCTATTTCCGGTGTTCAAGCAATTTTAGAAGAACTCAATCTTACAGAAGCAGGTGACTACGTCATCACTTTTAACGGTGGCTTAGTCCAAGATGCAGCAACTGGTGAGGATATTGTCAAAGATACCTTGACTTATGAGGATTATCTTGACATCGAATCTGCTGCCCGTAAACTCAAGCTCCCAATGCATGCCAGCACCAAGGAAGGTATCTATACTGCCAACCGTAACATCGGTAAATACACCATTTACGAATCCACACTAGTAAGTGCACCCATTTTCTATCGCACTCCTGAAGAAATGGCTGACAAGGAAATCATCAAAACAATGATGGTTGATGAGCCAGAAATTCTTGATGCTGCTATTCCACTTCTACCGACCAGCTTGACTGAGAAGTACAACGTAGCAAAATCAGCACCATTTTATTTGGAAATCACCCCTAAAACTGTTAACAAGGGACAAGCTATCATTCATCTAGCTGAGAAGCTTGGACTAACTATGGATCAAACCATGGCCATCGGTGACCAAGAAAATGACCGTCCAATGTTGGAAGTTGTTGGTAATCCTGTTGTCATGGAAAACGGAAATCCTGAATTGAAGAAAATCGCCAAATACATTACGAAGTCAAATGATGAGAGCGGTGTAGCCCACGCTCTTAGAGAATGGGTACTGAAATAG
- a CDS encoding HD domain-containing protein gives MIEKVFRDPVHNYVHVDHELIYKLINTKEFQRLRRIKQLGTTSYTFHGGEHSRFSHCLGAYEIARRITQKFEDKYPQIWDTNESLLTMVAALLHDVGHGAYSHTFERLFDTDHEEMTCAIITSPETEINALLKQVSPEFPDKVASVIKHTYPNKQVVQLISSQIDVDRMDYLLRDSYFTGANYGEFDLTRILRVIRPTENGIAFKESGMHAVEDYVLSRYQMYMQVYFHPASRSMEVLLQNLLNRAKLLYTSEQEFFVRTSPRLLPFFEHRIRLTDYLSLDDGVMNTYFQSWIDGPDHILSDLAQRYINRKVLKSITFKAEEEEALDRLRSLVADVGFDPEYYTAIHHNFDLPYDIYRPNAEKKRTQIEIYRKDETLVELSSLSPIVHSLSGTIHGDSRFYFPKEMLEETGIFAPQIADFNSHIHNDHFIIGESNEH, from the coding sequence ATGATAGAAAAAGTATTTCGCGATCCAGTTCATAACTATGTACATGTTGATCATGAGCTGATTTATAAACTTATCAATACAAAAGAATTTCAGCGACTACGCCGCATCAAGCAACTAGGGACTACTTCCTATACCTTCCATGGTGGCGAGCATAGCCGCTTTTCGCACTGCCTTGGCGCCTACGAAATCGCCAGACGGATTACTCAAAAATTTGAAGACAAGTATCCACAAATATGGGATACAAATGAGTCCCTACTGACCATGGTTGCTGCGCTACTCCATGATGTTGGACACGGAGCCTATTCTCATACCTTCGAGCGTCTATTTGATACAGACCATGAGGAAATGACCTGTGCTATTATTACTAGTCCAGAAACGGAAATCAATGCTCTGTTGAAACAAGTTTCGCCTGAGTTTCCAGACAAGGTTGCTAGTGTTATCAAACACACCTATCCAAATAAACAGGTCGTTCAACTCATTTCGAGCCAGATTGATGTTGACCGGATGGATTATCTATTACGAGATTCCTACTTCACAGGAGCGAACTATGGTGAATTTGACCTAACTAGGATATTACGTGTCATTCGCCCGACAGAAAATGGAATCGCCTTCAAAGAATCTGGTATGCATGCAGTAGAAGACTACGTTCTCAGCCGCTACCAGATGTACATGCAAGTCTATTTTCATCCAGCAAGCCGCTCTATGGAAGTACTATTGCAGAATTTACTCAATCGTGCCAAACTACTATATACTAGTGAACAGGAGTTTTTTGTACGAACTTCACCTCGGCTATTACCTTTTTTTGAGCATCGTATCCGTCTAACCGACTACCTCAGTCTGGATGATGGAGTTATGAATACTTACTTTCAATCATGGATAGATGGACCAGATCATATTTTATCTGACTTAGCCCAGCGCTATATCAATAGGAAAGTGCTCAAATCCATCACTTTCAAGGCCGAAGAAGAGGAAGCTTTGGACCGCCTGCGTAGCCTGGTCGCAGATGTCGGGTTTGACCCAGAATACTATACTGCTATTCACCACAACTTCGATTTGCCGTATGACATTTACCGTCCGAATGCAGAAAAGAAACGGACTCAAATTGAGATTTATCGCAAAGATGAAACCTTGGTAGAACTATCCTCTCTATCACCAATTGTTCACTCCCTATCAGGCACAATCCACGGCGATAGCCGTTTCTATTTCCCAAAAGAAATGTTAGAAGAAACAGGGATTTTCGCACCTCAAATAGCTGATTTTAACAGCCATATACATAACGATCATTTTATAATTGGAGAATCAAATGAGCATTAA